The Podospora pseudocomata strain CBS 415.72m chromosome 3, whole genome shotgun sequence genome window below encodes:
- the NWD1 gene encoding NACHT and WD40-domain containing NOD-like receptor 1 (EggNog:ENOG503Q43U; COG:A) produces the protein MAPSLFGKVKSKGRKWLQAAPRESSTPSPQTLLPTSSRPASQLATRPTSQPTSSPPTSTDTNTSSLPSLQERLWNEAYDGVKASEPKLVGAYEKILSTELHGDDPSSVTPESTDNEIGETPGTRSGQMQQLVQAGLDRTQKQASIKRGIDEGLQAVQEVRRVVDKAVHAAPEAAIAWVGVCLGLEILSNPVTEARDNRKGIVYVLLRIEWYWNLVSLLLDENKAEQSSAGLRAQLEKHVVQLYEKLLAYQIKSVCLYHRNWAAVIGRDLWKIDDWAGQLNEIKEAEAAVQRDMDQYNSEDSKIQLRKLIDVAGALEKQQEKRHQDDGDKQCLRDLRETDPRNDKTRIEDTKGGLLRDSYRWILDHADFQRFRDDPQSRLLWIKGDPGKGKTMLLCGIIDELKKGPNSLLSYFFCQATEAQLSNAASVLRGLIYLLILQQPSLISHVRSKHDVAGEKLFQGINVWVSLVEIFTDMLKDPTLKDAVLIVDALDECTTDRPKLLDFIIQSLTISSSRVKWIVSSRNWQDIEEKLGRIEQKVRLQLELNQDSISKAVDTYIECKVEELVGLKNYDKKTRDTVKNHLTSNADGTFLWVALVCKELADPKARKWHTLSRLQSFPPGLDSLYGRMIEHIRDSEDADLCKEVLAIASVVYRPVTLDELKVLAESLEDIDPDDLKDIIGSCGSFLTLRESVVYFVHQSAKDYLLSKASCHILPSGTAHQHHTLFSRSLAALSEALRRDIYGLSTPGFSIDQVSLPNPDPLSWIRYSCIYWVDHLVDSNPTSSHMDLQDSSVIHGFIQKKYLYWLESLSLLRSMSEGVQAVYKLEALVVS, from the exons atggcgccTAGTTTGTTTGGGAAAGTGAAATCCAAGGGCAGAAAGTGGTTGCAGGCCGCTCCCCGGGAATCCTCGACTCCTTCGCCACAAACACTtttgccaacatcatctcggCCTGCATCCCAACTAGCTACTCGACCGACATCTCAGCCAACGTCTTCTCCACCTACCTCGACGGATACCAATACCTCATCGCTGCCGAGCCTACAAGAGCGACTTTGGAATGAGGCCTACGATGGGGTCAAAGCGAGCGAGCCCAAACTGGTCGGGGCGTACGAGAAGATCTTATCAACTGAACTGCATGGAGACGACCCAAGCTCTGTTACTCCCGAATCAACAGACAACGAGATAGGAGAGACCCCGGGGACACGAAGCGGCCAAATGCAACAGCTGGTTCAGGCTGGACTGGATCGAACGCAGAAGCAAGCGTCCATCAAGCGAGGCATCGACGAAGGCTTGCAAGCAGTGCAAGAAGTCAGGAGAGTAGTAGACAAGGCGGTGCATGCCGCTCCCGAAGCCGCCATCGCCTGGGTCGGCGTCTGCCTCGGACTAGAG ATCCTTTCGAACCCCGTAACCGAGGCACGCGACAACCGCAAAGGCATCGTCTACGTCCTGTTGAGAATAGAGTGGTACTGGAACTTGGTGTCCCTGCTTCTCGACGAGAACAAGGCCGAGCAATCTTCTGCGGGACTGCGAGCCCAACTAGAGAAGCATGTCGTGCAGCTCTATGAGAAACTCCTCGCGTATCAGATCAAGAGTGTCTGCCTCTACCACCGCAACTGGGCAGCCGTCATCGGAAGGGATCTGTGGAAAATCGATGACTGGGCTGGCCAGCTCAACGAGATCAAGGAAGCCGAGGCTGCCGTGCAAAGAGACATGGATCAATACAACAGCGAGGACAGCAAGATACAGCTTCGGAAACTCATCGACGTCGCAGGTGCTTTAGAGAAACAACAGGAGAAGAGGCACCAGGACGACGGGGACAAGCAATGCCTGAGAGACCTGCGCGAGACTGACCCTCGCAACGACAAGACGCGCATCGAAGACACGAAGGGCGGCCTGCTTAGGGACTCGTACCGCTGGATTCTTGACCACGCCGACTTCCAGCGATTTCGCGACGATCCGCAGAGCCGGCTGCTCTGGATCAAGGGTGACCCTGGTAAAGGCAAGACCATGCTCCTATGCGGCATCATCGACGAGCTAAAGAAGGGACCCAACAGTCTCTTGTCCTATTTCTTCTGTCAGGCCACTGAGGCTCAACTGAGCAATGCGGCGTCTGTGCTACGTGGCCTCATctacctcctcatcctccagcaACCATCGCTTATTTCGCACGTCCGGTCAAAGCACGATGTTGCGGGCGAGAAACTCTTCCAGGGCATCAATGTCTGGGTGTCTCTGGTTGAGATATTCACGGACATGCTGAAGGACCCGACCTTGAAAGACGCAGTCTTGATCGTTGACGCCCTTGACGAGTGCACCACCGATCGGCCCAAGCTTCTTGACTTCATCATTCAATCGTTGACGATATCTTCATCCCGGGTCAAGTGGATCGTGTCTAGTCGCAACTGGCAGGATATTGAGGAGAAACTCGGCCGTATAGAACAGAAGGTCAGGCTTCAGCTCGAGCTAAACCAAGACTCCATCTCTAAGGCTGTCGACACATATATTGAGTgcaaggtggaggagctggtaGGTCTTAAGAACTACGATAAGAAAACAAGGGACACCGTTAAGAACCACTTAACCTCCAATGCTGACGGCACCTTTCTCTGGGTGGCCTTGGTTTGTAAAGAGCTCGCAGACCCCAAGGCCCGAAAGTGGCATACGCTCTCTAGGTTGCAGTCTTTCCCCCCTGGGCTGGATTCTCTATATGGCCGAATGATAGAGCATATCCGTGATTCGGAGGATGCTGACCTTTGCAAGGAGGTTCTGGCTATTGCCTCGGTAGTGTATCGACCTGTCACCTTGGATGAACTGAAGGTTCTTGCTGAGTCACTTGAGGATATTGACCCGGACGACCTGAAAGACATTATTGGCTCCTGTGGCTCTTTCTTGACCCTTCGGGAGAGCGTTGTTTACTTTGTGCATCAGTCGGCGAAGGATTACCTACTCAGCAAGGCATCCTGCCACATCTTGCCTTCTGGCACCGCGCACCAGCACCATACCCTTTTCTCAAGGTCGCTAGCGGCTCTGTCAGAGGCCCTGCGACGCGATATTTACGGCCTAAGCACCCCGGGATTCTCCATCGATCAGGTCTCGCTGCCCAATCCTGACCCATTGTCTTGGATCCGATATTCATGCATCTATTGGGTCGATCATCTCGTCGATTCCAATCCCACAAGCAGCCATATGGATCTTCAGGATAGCAGCGTTATTCATGGATTCATCCAAAAGAAATACCTGTATTGGCTAGAATCTCTCAGCCTCTTACGCAGCATGTCGGAGGGAGTCCAGGCGGTGTACAAACTCgaggctttggtggtgagttaA